From the genome of Cyanobacteriota bacterium:
CTATGCAGACTATCGCTCTAGCTATCGGCAAGAACCTGCTCAGGATGGCTGGAAACGCCTACGGGCTTGGTTTAAGCAACATGGTGTGAGTTGATTCTACAACCCGCAACGCTTCTACATCCAATTGTTCATGATCCAGTTCATGATCCGACCGTGCATGAGCTAGAGTAACTGCGTCTGCCTATAGCGATCGTGCCATAAACCTATTACGTCCATTAGCTTTAGCCTCGTAGAGGGCTTTATCGGCTGTATCGATCAGTACATCCATAGTTATGTCTGGATTCGGCACTAGACTGCACACCCCCAAACTAACCGTGACATAGGCACTAACAGGGGAATATTCATGAGATATACGCAGCCAGCAGACCGATTGGCGAATCTCTTCGGCAATGTGCTCAGCCCCAGCTAAATTGATAGCAGGCAGGACGATTGCAAACTCTTCTCCCCCATATCGAGCAATCAAGTTGCTCGGCTGCTGGACAGCTTGCCGCATTGACCAAGCCACTTGTTGCAAACAAATATCACCTGCACGGTGACCATAGTTATCGTTGTATGCCTTGAAGCAATCAACATCACACAAAATTAGGGCTAGATGATGACCAGCCTGTTGCGCCTGTTGCCATGCTTGAGCAAGGTATTCCTCAAACCGACGGCGATTGGCTAACTGAGTCAGCTCATCCACCGTTGCAAGTTGATAAAGAGCCTGATTGGCACGCTGAAGTTCTAAGGTGCGCTGAGCAACTTGAGTTTCTAAGGTGCGATTAGTTTGCTCCAAGGTTGCAAAGGATGCTTGCAACTGCTGCTGCATCTGGTCAAATACCTGGGCTAAGGTGACGATCTCGGCAATAGGTGGGGTGATTGTATAGGTATCAGTAGGAGAGAGTTTCCCATCAGCGATCGCCTGAGCAGCCTGACTAAAGCGCAACATGCTACGGCTAATCCAGCGACAAATTAGCAGACCCACTAGGCTAGATAGCACCAAGGTAATAGCACAAAACACAGCCGTTACTTGAGCATTGCGGTAGATCTCTGCCATGAAATCTGCCCTGGGAATAATGACAACTAGGAGCCAACTAATCCCGTTTTCCTGTACAAGGGGCATAATTTGCACAAACTGTCTGCCACTTGAGGTATTAACTGAAAGCTGATAAGGACGATTGATACGCTTAAACCCATCAAATTGAGACTGGAGATAGGTAGACACTTGACTCACCAGCACGCTCTGGCTTTGGCTAGCAGTAATGCGCTCAGTACTAGTCGGTGTAATTACAAACAAATTCTCTTTGTAAGAGCTAGCAACCAACTGACCATTACGCTCAATAATGAATGCCTGTCCAGTTTTACCAATCTTCAAGCTTTGCAGAAACTTACTGATATCTGCTAGGTCAAAGTCTGTCGCCAATACACCTTGGAGCTTACCTGAGGCATAGATTGGGTAAACGTGAGAAATCCCTAAGGTCGTGGCATCAAAGTAGTTGTAGATACCAGTCCAACTTGGTTTACCCGCCTGGACTGCTTGGTGATACCATGGGCGTTGCCGCGGATCATAGTCTAGGGAGATTCTACGTTTTTTAATAAGGTCACCACGATCGTTGGCATAGTAAGTGTGTAGTTGACCCAAGGCATTAGAGGGCACAAGTAGTACCTCAAAGGGGTATTGCCCGCGGCTGCGTCGCACAGCTACATAGGTGCCATCCTGGTTGCCAAAGGAAATGTGGTTGATGCCCTGACGAAACACATGGTGCAGATCGACAAAGTGGTGACTGAGTTGATCAAGATTTTGAGGATTTAGCTGTCTAGTTCTCAATTCACTGGCACTAAGCTGATTGATTACTATCGGTACAGCCAGATAGTTTTGTGTATACTTGATGATGCGCTCACTGACTTCTTGTTGCAGGCGTGTCACAATTTCCTGAATAGTTTGTTGACCACTGCGAAACGAGAGCCACCCAGTTATACCAACTGTAGTACAAATCTGGAGCATAAACGGCACTACCAGCACCAACTGTAAGGGCATACTCCGCCGCTGATGGATGAGTTGTTGTTGACAGTTCGGCTGTACCATTACGCTTAGTCACAACACTATGTTGAAGAGGAAATGAGGAAGATTAACAGTCTAGTTTGCTGTCATGGTTTAGCATTGCCTGATCGGAGGCCAAACTAACAGGGTCACAGCACAGAGTTGATAGACCAGCGCTAGTAGAACCAAAGCTTGAGGATTCTAGAGATGAGGCCAACAGCTAAGTCAGACAATTAGTCAGTAATAAACTTAACTGCAAGTCTAGCGGCAAGCTGAAAGATAGCCGTGTATTTCAGTGATTTATGGCAATTGTGGGAAAAACCGAGAACAGATATTGCTGAGGAGCAGTTGTGAACTGCTGCAGCTATAGTGCTAGATAAGTTATGCCATCTTGCTAATCTTCCTCAACAGGATTCGGTGTCGAATTCCAGACTCTCCGACTAAAATTGAACTATCACCTAAGCATGGACACAATTAGCTACGATTAGCTACGTGCTTGAGTAACCATTTGCTCATTCCCGCAACCCTATGCTTCAGTTTCGCATCCAGCCTGATAGCGACATTCCAGCGTCAACCCAACTCTATAACCAGATCCACTTTGCGATCGCCTCCCGCCAGTATCCCCCAGGCCATCGCCTTCCTAGCACGCGCCAGTTAGCCCAAATCACTGGACTGCACCGCAATACCATTAGCAAAGTCTATCGTCAGTTAGAAGAAGACGGCGTTGTAGACTCTCAA
Proteins encoded in this window:
- a CDS encoding diguanylate cyclase, producing the protein MVQPNCQQQLIHQRRSMPLQLVLVVPFMLQICTTVGITGWLSFRSGQQTIQEIVTRLQQEVSERIIKYTQNYLAVPIVINQLSASELRTRQLNPQNLDQLSHHFVDLHHVFRQGINHISFGNQDGTYVAVRRSRGQYPFEVLLVPSNALGQLHTYYANDRGDLIKKRRISLDYDPRQRPWYHQAVQAGKPSWTGIYNYFDATTLGISHVYPIYASGKLQGVLATDFDLADISKFLQSLKIGKTGQAFIIERNGQLVASSYKENLFVITPTSTERITASQSQSVLVSQVSTYLQSQFDGFKRINRPYQLSVNTSSGRQFVQIMPLVQENGISWLLVVIIPRADFMAEIYRNAQVTAVFCAITLVLSSLVGLLICRWISRSMLRFSQAAQAIADGKLSPTDTYTITPPIAEIVTLAQVFDQMQQQLQASFATLEQTNRTLETQVAQRTLELQRANQALYQLATVDELTQLANRRRFEEYLAQAWQQAQQAGHHLALILCDVDCFKAYNDNYGHRAGDICLQQVAWSMRQAVQQPSNLIARYGGEEFAIVLPAINLAGAEHIAEEIRQSVCWLRISHEYSPVSAYVTVSLGVCSLVPNPDITMDVLIDTADKALYEAKANGRNRFMARSL
- a CDS encoding GntR family transcriptional regulator, yielding MLQFRIQPDSDIPASTQLYNQIHFAIASRQYPPGHRLPSTRQLAQITGLHRNTISKVYRQLEEDGVVDSQAGSGIYVRAQGGDEQLVEQKPTILTQHPEAHKLVKQSLDELVKQGYSLHQLR